The Penaeus chinensis breed Huanghai No. 1 chromosome 29, ASM1920278v2, whole genome shotgun sequence genome window below encodes:
- the LOC125040558 gene encoding PHD finger-like domain-containing protein 5A, with the protein MAKHHPDLIFCRKQPGVAIGRLCEKCDGKCVICDSYVRPCTLVRICDECNYGSYQGRCVICGGPGVSDAYYCKECTVLEKDRDGCPKIVNLGSSKTDLFYERKKYGFKKR; encoded by the exons ATGGCGAAGCATCACCCTGACTTGATTTTCTGTCGCAAGCAACCTGGCGTAGCCATCGGGCGTCTGTGCGAGAAGTGTGACGGCAAGTGTGTGATCTGCGACTCGTACGTGAGGCCGTGTACGCTCGTGAGGATCTGTGACGAGTGCAATTACGGGTCCTATCAGGGAAGATGTGTCATCTGTGGAGGCCCCG GTGTATCTGATGCTTATTACTGCAAGGAGTGCACAGttttagagaaagacagagatggatgCCCCAAAATCGTTAACCTGGGATCTTCAAAGACAGATCTGTTCTATGAGAGAAAGAAGTATGGATTCAAGAAAAGatga